One window of the Archangium primigenium genome contains the following:
- a CDS encoding prolyl oligopeptidase family serine peptidase, producing MPPRSKRALAALSLLLPVSSLAAAPKPAAVPPAPVAAKDVVEDTYHGVKVADPYQWLEKSEDPRTREWLAGQAAHMRAVLDALPSREAIRARITAIATHKSPAYVGMIQKGGVLFAMKFQPPRQQPVLLVLPSVDDTSTERVLVDPMELDPSGHTTLDFYRPSPDGKKIAVSLSKDGTESGDVTVYDVATGKPLPGEPVVTRVQGGTAGGDLAWNADGTGFFYTRYPRGEERPKADHDFYQQVYFHKLGTPVEKDTYQLGKDAPRIAFFTLQTSQDGAHTLARMGNGDGGEYAYYLRGPQGTWTQLSRFEDKVVSASIGPDAIYALSHQGAPRGKLLRIPLATPSLDKAQVVVPEGKASLAGVRASATRVYLLEQLGGPTRIRIVDMQGKALGEVPTPPVTAAGLIPLEGDDLLVPVSSYTAPSTLYRYTAKDGKLTKTALVRTSPVDTRGVVVETLECTSKDGTKVPMDVLRLAKTKRDGNNPTLLSGYGGFNISLSPGFHALDFAFIEQGGIVATTHLRGGAEFGEEWHTQGSLTQKQNVFDDFYACAKLLVDQKWTKPSRLAIEGGSNGGLLMGAALTQHPEMYRAVVARVGIYDMLRVELTPNGQFNTTEYGTVKDEAQFKALYAYSPFHHVKDGVKYPAVLFTAGDNDPRVDPFHSRKMVARLQEATSSQLPILLRTNVMGHGGGTPLSERIAEDVDVFAFLFHELGVKYRPVKK from the coding sequence GTGCCCCCTCGCTCCAAACGCGCGCTCGCCGCGCTGTCGCTGCTGCTCCCCGTCTCGTCCCTAGCCGCCGCCCCGAAGCCCGCCGCCGTGCCACCCGCGCCCGTGGCGGCCAAGGACGTCGTGGAGGACACCTACCACGGCGTGAAGGTGGCGGACCCCTACCAGTGGCTCGAGAAGAGCGAGGACCCGCGCACGCGCGAGTGGCTCGCCGGCCAGGCCGCGCACATGCGCGCCGTGCTGGACGCCCTGCCCTCGCGGGAGGCCATCCGCGCGCGCATCACCGCCATCGCCACCCACAAGTCCCCCGCCTACGTCGGGATGATCCAGAAGGGCGGCGTCCTCTTCGCCATGAAGTTCCAGCCGCCCCGGCAGCAGCCCGTGCTGCTCGTGCTGCCCTCCGTGGACGACACCTCCACCGAGCGCGTGCTGGTGGACCCCATGGAGCTCGATCCGAGCGGCCACACCACGCTCGACTTCTACCGGCCCTCGCCGGACGGCAAGAAGATCGCCGTGTCGCTGTCCAAGGACGGCACCGAGAGCGGCGACGTCACGGTGTACGACGTGGCCACGGGCAAGCCCCTGCCGGGCGAGCCCGTCGTGACCCGGGTCCAGGGCGGCACCGCCGGCGGCGACCTCGCGTGGAACGCGGACGGCACGGGCTTCTTCTACACCCGCTACCCGCGCGGCGAGGAGCGCCCCAAGGCCGACCACGACTTCTACCAGCAGGTGTACTTCCACAAACTCGGCACGCCCGTCGAGAAGGACACCTACCAGCTGGGCAAGGACGCCCCGCGCATCGCCTTCTTCACGCTCCAGACGTCCCAGGATGGCGCCCACACCCTGGCGCGCATGGGCAACGGCGACGGCGGCGAGTACGCCTACTACCTGCGCGGCCCCCAGGGCACCTGGACGCAGCTCTCCCGCTTCGAGGACAAGGTCGTCTCCGCGAGCATCGGGCCGGATGCGATCTACGCCCTGAGCCACCAGGGCGCGCCGCGCGGCAAGCTCTTGCGCATCCCGCTCGCCACGCCCTCGCTCGACAAGGCCCAGGTGGTGGTGCCGGAGGGCAAGGCCTCGCTCGCGGGCGTGCGCGCCAGCGCCACCCGGGTCTACCTGCTGGAGCAACTCGGTGGACCCACGCGCATCCGCATCGTGGACATGCAGGGCAAGGCGTTGGGCGAGGTGCCCACGCCGCCGGTGACCGCCGCGGGCCTCATCCCCCTGGAGGGAGACGACCTGCTCGTGCCGGTGAGCAGCTACACCGCGCCGTCGACCCTCTACCGCTACACGGCCAAGGACGGGAAGCTCACCAAGACGGCGCTGGTGCGCACCTCGCCCGTGGACACGCGCGGCGTGGTGGTGGAGACGCTGGAGTGCACGTCCAAGGACGGCACCAAGGTGCCCATGGACGTGCTGCGTCTGGCCAAGACGAAGCGCGACGGCAACAACCCCACGCTGCTCAGCGGCTACGGGGGCTTCAACATCTCGCTCTCCCCGGGCTTCCACGCCCTGGACTTCGCCTTCATCGAGCAGGGCGGAATCGTGGCCACCACCCACCTGCGCGGCGGCGCCGAGTTCGGCGAGGAGTGGCACACCCAGGGCTCGCTCACCCAGAAGCAGAACGTCTTCGATGACTTCTACGCCTGCGCGAAGCTGCTGGTGGACCAGAAGTGGACCAAACCCTCGCGCCTGGCCATCGAGGGCGGCAGCAACGGCGGCCTGCTGATGGGCGCCGCGCTCACCCAGCACCCGGAGATGTACCGCGCGGTCGTGGCGCGCGTGGGCATCTACGACATGCTGCGCGTGGAGCTCACGCCCAACGGCCAGTTCAACACCACCGAGTACGGCACGGTGAAGGACGAGGCGCAGTTCAAGGCGCTGTATGCCTATTCACCCTTCCACCACGTGAAGGACGGGGTGAAGTACCCCGCCGTCCTCTTCACCGCCGGAGACAATGATCCCCGCGTGGACCCCTTCCACTCGCGCAAGATGGTGGCGCGGCTCCAGGAGGCCACGAGCTCCCAGCTGCCCATCCTCCTGCGCACCAACGTCATGGGCCACGGCGGCGGCACGCCCCTGTCCGAGCGCATCGCCGAGGACGTGGATGTGTTCGCCTTCCTCTTCCACGAGCTGGGCGTGAAGTACCGGCCCGTGAAGAAGTAG